The Nitrospira sp. sequence GCGCTCGCCGACAGGAACCGAGTTGCGGCCAATCCGGTGCTTGAATGGCTGACCACCAACCACGTGGAAGACCATCGCCTGCAACAACTCGCCAAACAGTTTGAGAAAGCAACATTCTGATGCGTATCATTCTCGTTCTCGCGTGGCTGCTCCTGAGTCTTCCCGCATGGGCTCATAAGCCCAGCGACAGCTATCTCTCGATGTCTGTTCAGAATGATCGCGTTGAGGGGCAGTGGAATATCGCCTTACGCGATCTCGACAACGCGATCGGATTAGATAGCGACGGAAGCGGAGAAATTACCTGGGGAGAGGTTCGGAACAAGCATGGCGAGATCGGCACCTACGCACTCTCTCATCTTGTCCTATCGGCCGACCAACAACCTTGCAAGACTGAGCTGTCGGAGCAGCTCATCGATCATCACACCGATGGAGCCTATTCAGTCCTGCGTTTCCGTTCCGATTGCGGCGGACCCATCGAACGGCTTCACGTCGAGTACCGGCTTCTGTTCGACATCGACGCTCAGCATAAAGGACTCTTGCGTCTGACACAGGGCGGACACACCAGCACCGCCATTTTCAGCCGGGACTTACCGGAACAGGAATTCTCCGTCGCTGAACAGTCACGTTGGACCGAGGGCATTCAGTTCATTCGCGAGGGCATCTGGCACATCTGGCTGGGGTTCGATCATGTCTTGTTCTTGCTTGCCCTCTTGCTTCCTGCGGTGTTGATTCGAGTCGAAAATCGCTGGCAAGCATCGGCTGACTTTTCATCGGTCTTGTGGAATGTCGTCAGCATCGTCACGGCGTTTACTGTCGCCCATTCCCTCACACTGAGCCTAGCTGCGCTAGATGTCGTCCACTTACCATCACGATTGGTGGAATCGACCATCGCCGTCTCGGTTGTACTCGCCGCACTTGGCAATCTCCATCCGCTGATGACACATCGCCGTTGGATGATTGCATTTGGATTCGGCCTTATTCACGGATTCGGATTCGCAGCGGTCCTCACGGATCTCGGGTTGCCCCACCATTCACTATTGCTG is a genomic window containing:
- a CDS encoding HupE/UreJ family protein, giving the protein MRIILVLAWLLLSLPAWAHKPSDSYLSMSVQNDRVEGQWNIALRDLDNAIGLDSDGSGEITWGEVRNKHGEIGTYALSHLVLSADQQPCKTELSEQLIDHHTDGAYSVLRFRSDCGGPIERLHVEYRLLFDIDAQHKGLLRLTQGGHTSTAIFSRDLPEQEFSVAEQSRWTEGIQFIREGIWHIWLGFDHVLFLLALLLPAVLIRVENRWQASADFSSVLWNVVSIVTAFTVAHSLTLSLAALDVVHLPSRLVESTIAVSVVLAALGNLHPLMTHRRWMIAFGFGLIHGFGFAAVLTDLGLPHHSLLLSLVSFNIGVELGQLVIVAAFLPLAYLLRHSWSYPRLVLIGGSWAVIAIALVWFTERVFDLQLFPL